In Dehalogenimonas etheniformans, one genomic interval encodes:
- the purN gene encoding phosphoribosylglycinamide formyltransferase yields MYPIGWFTTAKGQGSRNLLTAVQERILSREIDARIEFIFMSREPGESPETDKFIELAKSYGIPLVCFSYKKFREMRGAPRGTNVEDLPEWRLDYDREIIKHLAVFPHPELCIMAGYMLVIGPELCAEFDIVNLHPAAPDGPAGTWQEVIWKLIDERAEASGVTMHLVTPELDKGPVVTYCRYPIAGPAFDNYWSQLGNKSAAEIKNSEGEANPLFKEIRRHGAARELPLIGSTVKAFSRGLVAIKNGVITNCSGRPIKGIDLSAEINSQVQVIL; encoded by the coding sequence ATGTATCCGATCGGTTGGTTTACCACCGCGAAAGGTCAGGGATCCCGTAATCTGCTTACCGCAGTCCAGGAACGTATTCTCAGCAGGGAGATCGATGCCAGGATAGAATTCATTTTTATGTCCCGCGAGCCCGGTGAATCACCCGAAACTGATAAATTTATCGAACTGGCAAAATCTTACGGCATACCGTTAGTCTGTTTTTCCTATAAGAAATTCCGCGAAATGAGGGGCGCTCCACGCGGAACCAATGTAGAAGATCTCCCCGAGTGGCGTTTGGACTATGATCGGGAAATCATCAAGCACCTTGCTGTCTTCCCCCACCCGGAGCTTTGCATCATGGCCGGTTACATGCTGGTCATCGGCCCGGAACTCTGCGCTGAGTTCGATATCGTCAATCTCCACCCCGCCGCTCCCGACGGCCCCGCTGGCACCTGGCAAGAGGTCATCTGGAAATTGATCGATGAGCGTGCCGAAGCCTCCGGTGTGACGATGCATTTGGTGACGCCTGAACTGGATAAAGGGCCTGTGGTCACCTATTGCCGGTATCCCATAGCCGGTCCGGCTTTCGATAATTATTGGTCGCAGCTTGGGAATAAATCCGCTGCCGAAATTAAAAATAGCGAAGGTGAAGCTAATCCGTTGTTTAAGGAAATCAGGCGACACGGGGCAGCGCGGGAATTGCCGCTTATCGGCAGTACCGTTAAGGCCTTCAGCCGCGGCCTGGTGGCGATAAAAAACGGCGTCATTACGAATTGTTCAGGTCGCCCAATCAAAGGCATTGATCTCAGCGCCGAGATCAATTCTCAGGTTCAAGTCATTCTGTAA
- a CDS encoding M24 family metallopeptidase has protein sequence MSETRISNLRTKLDSLAIDGILIYQPENRKYLTGFDGSTGYVLVTAADAVLATDFRYVEQAQGEVSSCRVQRIEGPIKTWFPGLVSDSKVTRLGIEAGYATLADFDKFKAALETSGIKTELVPVSDAVENLRVIKDADEIRALETAARITDEALIYITDKYLRPGVSEIKLAWELEKYIRESGGELSFPTIVAAGPASAMAHSKPSDRLLEVKGPLVIDMGVKLHGYCADLTRTFWLTDVNSKFAEIYRIVLQAQKVAIEGIRPGMTGAEADKLARDYIAEAGYAEAFGHSLGHGLGMVVHENPRLGQNSTDILREGMVFTIEPGVYISGWGGIRIEDDAVLENGKVRVLTSSPK, from the coding sequence ATGTCAGAAACTCGCATCAGTAACTTGCGCACTAAACTTGATTCTCTGGCGATCGATGGAATCCTCATTTACCAACCCGAAAACCGTAAATACCTCACCGGATTCGACGGCAGCACCGGTTACGTTCTTGTGACCGCCGCCGATGCCGTCCTGGCCACTGATTTCCGATACGTTGAACAAGCACAGGGTGAAGTCTCCAGTTGCCGTGTACAACGTATCGAGGGGCCGATTAAAACATGGTTTCCCGGACTGGTATCCGATTCGAAAGTAACTCGTCTGGGAATCGAAGCCGGCTATGCGACTCTCGCCGATTTCGACAAATTTAAAGCCGCCCTCGAGACTTCCGGTATCAAAACAGAACTCGTGCCCGTCAGCGATGCTGTCGAGAACCTGCGTGTCATTAAAGACGCCGATGAGATCAGAGCCCTGGAAACCGCCGCCCGGATCACCGATGAGGCTTTGATCTATATCACGGACAAATATCTGCGGCCCGGAGTCAGCGAAATTAAGCTTGCCTGGGAGCTGGAAAAATATATTCGTGAATCCGGTGGCGAGCTCTCTTTTCCCACCATCGTTGCCGCCGGCCCTGCATCGGCCATGGCTCACTCCAAACCATCCGACCGTTTGCTCGAGGTGAAAGGGCCCCTCGTCATCGACATGGGCGTCAAGCTTCATGGGTATTGCGCCGATCTCACCAGAACTTTCTGGCTCACTGACGTAAACTCCAAGTTTGCAGAAATCTATCGAATTGTCCTTCAGGCTCAAAAAGTGGCGATCGAAGGTATCCGCCCGGGCATGACTGGCGCCGAAGCCGACAAGCTCGCCCGGGATTACATCGCTGAAGCCGGTTACGCAGAAGCCTTTGGCCACAGCCTGGGCCACGGCTTGGGAATGGTTGTTCATGAAAACCCCCGCCTCGGCCAGAATTCCACCGATATTCTTAGGGAGGGCATGGTTTTCACCATAGAACCCGGCGTTTACATCTCCGGTTGGGGAGGTATTCGCATCGAAGACGACGCGGTATTGGAAAATGGTAAAGTAAGAGTATTGACTTCTTCACCAAAATAA
- the dprA gene encoding DNA-processing protein DprA, with amino-acid sequence MSELSLTACHVGFSLIPGIGRVRLSLLENHFGDLATAWRAEASELAKSGIDSGTLKAISYWRPRIDPERELEKAAKSGVKVLTLADKVYPSRLKEIYDYPPVLYVKGNLLSEDELSIAVVGTRKPTVYGRQVTEELVTELSRNRITIASGLARGIDTIAHQTALKNGGRTIAVMGCGVNVIYPAENAALAKQILENGALISECAIDAGPRPENFPRRNRILSGLTLGTLVTEAGNGSGALITADYALEQDREVFAVPGSILSPQSTGTNRLIQQGAKLVRNAADIMEELNVRAVAGQLEFKEVLPENDTEKQLLKYLGVEPVHIDEVCRASGLPTPLVSSTLAMMELKGMVKQLGGMNYALARQIKETLS; translated from the coding sequence TTGAGCGAACTATCTTTAACCGCCTGCCATGTAGGCTTCAGCCTCATTCCCGGTATCGGCCGGGTTCGTCTGTCGCTACTGGAAAATCACTTTGGTGACCTGGCAACCGCCTGGCGCGCCGAGGCGTCAGAACTGGCAAAGTCCGGCATCGATTCCGGCACCCTCAAAGCTATCTCTTATTGGCGGCCGCGGATCGATCCCGAACGTGAGCTGGAAAAAGCCGCCAAGTCCGGGGTAAAGGTTTTAACGCTCGCCGACAAGGTCTACCCTTCCCGGCTCAAAGAGATTTACGATTACCCACCGGTACTTTATGTAAAGGGTAACCTCCTCTCCGAAGATGAGCTATCGATTGCCGTTGTAGGCACCCGTAAACCTACCGTCTATGGCCGGCAGGTCACTGAAGAATTGGTTACCGAACTCAGCCGCAACCGCATAACCATCGCCAGCGGATTGGCTCGAGGTATCGACACTATTGCTCATCAGACCGCTCTCAAAAACGGGGGGCGCACCATCGCTGTAATGGGTTGCGGCGTCAATGTCATCTATCCGGCTGAGAATGCTGCGCTGGCCAAACAAATTTTGGAAAATGGGGCTCTGATTTCAGAGTGCGCCATCGACGCCGGACCTCGTCCTGAAAATTTTCCCCGGCGGAACCGTATCCTTTCCGGATTGACCCTCGGCACCCTCGTCACTGAGGCTGGCAATGGTTCAGGCGCCCTTATCACGGCGGATTATGCACTGGAACAGGATCGCGAGGTGTTTGCGGTACCAGGCAGCATCCTGTCACCCCAAAGCACTGGCACCAACCGCCTCATCCAGCAGGGCGCCAAACTGGTCCGCAACGCCGCCGATATAATGGAAGAACTAAACGTCAGAGCCGTCGCCGGTCAGCTTGAATTCAAAGAAGTCTTGCCGGAAAATGACACTGAGAAGCAACTCTTGAAGTACTTGGGTGTCGAACCGGTGCACATAGACGAGGTGTGTAGGGCCTCCGGTCTGCCCACGCCATTAGTCAGCAGCACCTTGGCCATGATGGAATTAAAGGGAATGGTTAAACAATTGGGCGGTATGAATTACGCCCTCGCCCGTCAGATTAAGGAGACACTTAGTTAA
- a CDS encoding PHP domain-containing protein, which translates to MKVDLHVHTFHSMDASTTFEQLLARCEDVGLGAIAICDHGTAEGALEFQKIAPFPVIVAEEVLTPHGEIMGMFLKETIPSGTSVEDTVAAIKEQGGLVCIPHPFDPLRSSALDSKVVEALAEKGQIDILEVLNARILLESAVRRADKFAKRYGLLRSAGSDAHGPEELGNAYLEMASFRTKEEFLESLSTAEICGRRNSPLVHFHSTAQRLKKKLKKP; encoded by the coding sequence TTGAAAGTTGACCTACACGTCCACACGTTCCACTCGATGGATGCTTCGACGACGTTCGAGCAACTCCTTGCCCGATGCGAAGACGTAGGCCTCGGCGCCATCGCCATCTGCGATCATGGCACCGCCGAGGGCGCCCTTGAATTCCAGAAGATAGCTCCATTCCCCGTTATCGTGGCCGAGGAAGTGCTGACCCCCCACGGCGAGATCATGGGTATGTTTCTCAAAGAGACTATTCCCAGCGGTACTTCGGTCGAAGACACCGTCGCCGCCATCAAGGAACAGGGCGGTTTGGTTTGCATCCCCCACCCATTCGACCCCCTCCGCAGCTCTGCCCTCGATAGCAAAGTCGTTGAAGCTTTGGCCGAGAAAGGGCAGATCGACATCTTGGAGGTGCTGAACGCGCGCATCCTTTTAGAGTCCGCCGTCCGCCGCGCCGATAAATTCGCCAAAAGGTATGGCCTGTTACGCTCTGCAGGTTCTGATGCCCACGGTCCGGAGGAACTGGGTAACGCGTATCTGGAGATGGCTTCGTTTCGAACCAAAGAGGAATTTCTGGAATCCCTTTCGACAGCAGAAATCTGTGGCCGCCGGAATTCACCTTTGGTGCATTTTCACTCGACAGCTCAACGCCTGAAGAAAAAGTTGAAGAAACCCTAG
- a CDS encoding cation:proton antiporter, giving the protein METEALVFKLILTFGLVLLAARIGGEVAERFFKQPAVIGELVAGIMVSPFLLGGLLNDPAILNFATINGYLADGGLEVEGFNPLQIVSEIAVIALLFVAGLETDVRAFVKNAFTGALVAVGGVTLPFVLGFFAAKYFFPDIGTIGWLFTGAVLTATSIGITVRILMDMGKLGTREGTIILVAAVIDDILGLVILSIVVSMAKTGELSLGSALVTGAIGFGVWLAILFIGYFGHRYISKFLLTPFKESGLMPITALIIGIIIAYAVTLVGLHPVVGAYVAGLMFASTGEREQIIAQTRPIMLFLAPFFFAYLGMQVDLKEIAAVIIPAAVIIILAVVGKIVGCYLPARYIGKCDTRGALVVGMGMVPRGEVGLIVAGAGLLVGAISRDIFGVAVAVSLVTTLIGPSLIKPFFKKPTTAKPPTIVPSGR; this is encoded by the coding sequence ATGGAAACTGAAGCACTCGTCTTTAAACTGATCCTGACTTTCGGATTGGTTTTGCTGGCAGCCCGTATTGGCGGCGAGGTAGCAGAACGCTTTTTCAAACAACCGGCTGTTATCGGCGAATTGGTCGCAGGTATTATGGTTTCGCCGTTTTTACTCGGCGGTTTGTTAAACGATCCAGCCATCCTGAATTTTGCGACCATCAACGGTTATCTTGCGGATGGCGGATTGGAGGTGGAAGGGTTTAATCCCCTCCAAATCGTTTCAGAGATCGCGGTGATCGCACTTCTATTCGTGGCCGGGTTGGAGACTGACGTACGGGCTTTTGTTAAGAACGCCTTTACCGGCGCCCTGGTGGCGGTTGGCGGAGTCACCCTACCGTTCGTTCTCGGTTTCTTTGCCGCCAAGTACTTCTTTCCCGACATCGGCACTATCGGTTGGCTATTTACCGGCGCCGTGCTTACGGCGACCAGTATCGGTATTACCGTGCGTATCCTCATGGATATGGGAAAACTGGGCACCCGCGAGGGGACCATCATCCTAGTGGCCGCGGTTATCGACGATATTTTGGGATTGGTAATTCTTTCCATAGTAGTGTCGATGGCAAAGACCGGGGAATTATCGCTTGGCAGCGCCCTGGTGACTGGTGCAATAGGCTTCGGAGTATGGCTGGCGATCCTGTTTATCGGCTATTTCGGACACCGGTACATATCCAAATTCCTGCTGACACCGTTCAAGGAATCCGGGCTTATGCCAATCACCGCCCTCATCATCGGCATCATTATCGCGTACGCCGTCACCCTGGTTGGGTTGCATCCGGTAGTCGGGGCATACGTTGCCGGTTTGATGTTTGCATCGACGGGGGAGAGGGAACAAATCATCGCCCAAACCAGGCCGATCATGCTTTTCCTAGCGCCGTTCTTCTTTGCCTACCTCGGCATGCAGGTCGATTTGAAAGAAATTGCGGCTGTGATCATTCCGGCGGCCGTGATTATAATTCTCGCGGTAGTAGGCAAGATCGTAGGCTGCTATCTCCCGGCGCGCTATATCGGTAAATGCGACACCAGAGGCGCATTAGTGGTCGGCATGGGTATGGTGCCGAGGGGTGAAGTTGGATTGATCGTAGCAGGCGCAGGACTCCTAGTCGGCGCAATAAGCCGCGACATTTTCGGAGTGGCCGTCGCCGTGAGCCTGGTGACAACCCTCATCGGACCCTCCCTAATCAAGCCGTTTTTCAAAAAGCCAACTACCGCTAAACCGCCAACTATTGTCCCTTCCGGGCGTTGA
- a CDS encoding reductive dehalogenase: MSNFHSTVSRREFMKAIGLAGAGIGGAALVSPVFHDLDEAMSADSLSHPGKPWWIKEREIENPTTEIDWNMFNRYPESQGARAAGVRGGYPGAVTAEEFAKVASNPGKVNAKAWMTANKPGYRLQDKVLASQNGLPPGASNPWVISSAIANFESYGVPKYQGTPEENSRMLRSVLKLYGASMLGYMELNEKTKKFVFEEYQFRDVPKGFSDAGIDVLPNVPLWGIGLGCPNSTANIATGPSQISYASTGLGHTMIEVTGSCTQRFLMGIGYQCMFGGYENCYPHPGIDTMVGMTELGRACNHGINPSAGIGFTPTSLTTDLPLESTNPIDAGILRFCDSCAKCADVCPNGAITHGEQSWEPQAGWSNRGHKQFQNHMLNCHIYRTTVGQCSTCEGACVFNKGTGAMVHEVVKATMSTTSMFNGFFRKMDDAFGYGPGDMGPGRDPTTGVFNNKAVEWWDKELPAWGYDLGKTYY, encoded by the coding sequence ATGTCAAATTTTCACAGTACAGTAAGTCGCAGGGAATTCATGAAAGCCATCGGTTTGGCGGGTGCCGGTATCGGCGGGGCAGCTTTAGTATCACCAGTATTCCATGATCTCGATGAGGCGATGTCGGCTGATTCGTTGAGCCACCCCGGAAAACCTTGGTGGATAAAAGAAAGGGAAATTGAAAACCCTACTACCGAAATTGACTGGAACATGTTTAATCGTTACCCTGAGAGTCAAGGAGCCAGAGCGGCAGGGGTGCGTGGCGGATATCCCGGCGCCGTAACCGCTGAAGAGTTCGCAAAAGTAGCGAGTAATCCGGGAAAAGTGAATGCAAAAGCTTGGATGACCGCAAATAAACCTGGCTACAGGCTGCAAGATAAGGTGCTGGCCTCTCAGAATGGTCTTCCGCCCGGAGCATCAAATCCCTGGGTTATTTCCAGCGCTATTGCCAACTTCGAGTCATATGGAGTACCGAAATACCAAGGGACTCCAGAAGAAAACTCACGTATGCTCCGGTCAGTTCTTAAGTTGTACGGGGCTAGCATGTTGGGCTATATGGAACTTAATGAGAAGACAAAAAAGTTTGTTTTCGAGGAATATCAGTTCAGAGATGTTCCGAAAGGCTTTTCAGATGCTGGCATAGATGTCCTTCCCAATGTGCCATTGTGGGGCATTGGCCTTGGATGTCCTAATTCCACTGCAAACATAGCGACAGGTCCTTCTCAGATAAGCTACGCTTCAACTGGCCTCGGCCATACTATGATCGAAGTGACGGGTAGCTGTACGCAGCGTTTTCTGATGGGGATAGGCTACCAGTGCATGTTCGGAGGCTATGAAAACTGCTATCCTCACCCTGGAATTGATACTATGGTCGGTATGACGGAACTCGGACGTGCCTGCAACCACGGCATTAATCCGTCTGCCGGGATTGGATTCACTCCGACCTCATTGACAACCGATCTTCCTTTGGAGTCGACTAACCCGATCGATGCTGGTATCCTGAGGTTCTGCGATAGCTGCGCTAAGTGCGCCGATGTCTGCCCGAACGGAGCTATCACTCACGGTGAACAAAGCTGGGAGCCGCAAGCGGGATGGTCGAATCGGGGTCATAAGCAGTTCCAGAACCACATGCTGAATTGCCATATTTACAGGACTACTGTTGGACAATGTAGCACATGCGAAGGTGCTTGTGTCTTCAATAAAGGCACTGGCGCAATGGTCCACGAAGTCGTCAAGGCTACTATGAGCACGACATCTATGTTTAACGGTTTCTTCAGGAAAATGGACGATGCATTCGGATATGGTCCCGGAGACATGGGGCCAGGGAGAGATCCAACTACCGGTGTCTTCAACAACAAAGCCGTTGAATGGTGGGACAAGGAGTTGCCGGCCTGGGGTTATGACCTTGGTAAAACCTACTACTAG
- the topA gene encoding type I DNA topoisomerase, translating to MATDKKLVIVESPAKARTLAKFLGSGYTLKASMGHVRDLPKSKLGVDVDHDFAPQYLNMRDKLTVLKELKEAAKKAGTVYLATDPDREGEAIAWHLKEATCTPSVPCRRVTFHEITKEAIAAAFKSPRDVNMNLVNAQQARRILDRLVGYKLSPLLWQKVRRGLSAGRVQSVALRIIVDREREILGFKADEYWTIEVELSKLVPSTPKSFKALLIGSGDKKKIAIGNEAAAGDIVADLKPAEYSVAKVTSKDSPRQPAPPFITSTLQQEAYRKLRFSAKQTMAVAQQLYEGLSVGAEGSVGLITYMRTDSTHVASSAIAETRDFIAEKFGSNFLPKSPRLFARQVKGAQEAHEAIRPTSTRREPAAIREFLEPNQFKLYQLIWQRMVASQMAAAVFENVTIDIDARKTPSKTRYTLRAQNSKNTFPGFMALYTEGRDEEEEAKTPPLPSLSENEMLKLLDPKAGIKPEQHFTQPPPRFTEATLVKTLEQFGIGRPSTYAPILGVVQEREYVTKDKGAFKPTELGVAVSDLLVQQFPEVIDTGFTAQMEDKLDKVADEGLDWVKVVRDFYAPFEKDLATAEEQLERVPMPIEISDECCPQCSKEKLLIKVGRFGKYMECPACGFRQSFRIRTGVMCPNCPEKGEIIGRYTKKGKLFYGCSAFPKHSFAMNAKPLPEPCPKCGGIMGELKPGQKSCQNPECADYKGKRFFRRSTTSSAASSSKSTTAKAKIKTSAKRAKPTRSKPTAKEK from the coding sequence ATGGCAACCGATAAGAAACTGGTGATTGTAGAGTCCCCGGCAAAAGCCAGGACCCTCGCAAAATTCTTGGGCTCCGGGTATACACTCAAAGCTTCGATGGGTCACGTCCGCGACCTGCCGAAAAGCAAGCTCGGTGTTGATGTCGACCATGACTTCGCTCCGCAATATCTCAATATGCGAGACAAGCTTACCGTGCTCAAAGAACTCAAGGAAGCCGCCAAAAAAGCTGGCACTGTGTACTTGGCGACAGACCCCGACCGTGAAGGCGAGGCTATTGCCTGGCACTTGAAAGAAGCTACCTGCACCCCATCCGTGCCATGCCGCCGCGTCACTTTCCACGAGATTACAAAGGAAGCCATAGCCGCAGCCTTCAAATCACCGCGCGATGTCAACATGAATCTGGTTAACGCTCAGCAGGCGCGTCGGATCCTTGATCGTTTGGTGGGCTACAAGTTATCACCCCTTCTCTGGCAGAAGGTCCGACGCGGCCTCTCCGCCGGACGGGTCCAATCCGTCGCCCTAAGGATTATTGTCGATCGCGAACGTGAAATACTTGGCTTCAAAGCAGATGAGTATTGGACCATCGAGGTCGAGCTTTCAAAGCTGGTCCCTTCAACCCCAAAAAGTTTCAAGGCTCTTCTCATCGGATCGGGCGATAAGAAAAAAATTGCCATCGGTAACGAAGCCGCCGCCGGAGACATCGTCGCCGACCTGAAGCCCGCGGAATATTCGGTAGCCAAGGTGACCTCCAAAGACTCGCCTCGCCAACCCGCGCCGCCATTTATCACCAGCACCCTGCAGCAGGAAGCCTATCGCAAGTTGCGATTTTCAGCCAAGCAAACGATGGCCGTTGCCCAGCAACTGTACGAAGGTCTTTCGGTCGGCGCCGAAGGCAGTGTCGGTTTGATTACCTACATGCGTACCGACTCAACTCATGTGGCATCTTCCGCCATTGCCGAAACGCGAGACTTCATCGCCGAAAAATTCGGTTCTAACTTCCTACCCAAGTCTCCCCGTCTATTTGCGCGGCAGGTCAAAGGCGCCCAGGAAGCTCACGAAGCCATCCGCCCGACCAGCACCCGGCGCGAGCCGGCTGCCATAAGGGAATTCTTGGAGCCAAACCAGTTCAAACTTTACCAGCTCATCTGGCAGCGCATGGTCGCCTCCCAGATGGCCGCGGCTGTGTTCGAGAACGTCACCATCGACATCGATGCGAGGAAGACACCCTCTAAGACTCGCTATACCCTGCGGGCACAAAATTCGAAAAACACCTTTCCCGGTTTCATGGCGCTATACACTGAAGGCCGTGACGAGGAAGAAGAAGCCAAAACTCCTCCCCTGCCATCTCTCTCGGAAAACGAGATGTTGAAGCTGCTCGATCCGAAGGCCGGCATCAAGCCGGAACAGCACTTCACCCAACCGCCGCCCCGCTTCACCGAAGCGACGCTGGTGAAAACATTGGAGCAATTCGGAATCGGCCGTCCTTCAACTTATGCCCCGATCCTGGGCGTCGTCCAGGAAAGAGAATACGTCACCAAGGATAAGGGAGCTTTCAAGCCCACCGAGCTTGGCGTGGCGGTCAGCGACCTTTTGGTACAGCAGTTCCCCGAGGTCATCGATACCGGGTTCACCGCCCAGATGGAAGACAAGCTGGATAAAGTCGCCGACGAGGGTCTTGACTGGGTTAAAGTGGTGCGCGATTTCTACGCTCCATTTGAGAAAGACCTGGCCACCGCTGAAGAACAACTCGAGCGGGTTCCCATGCCAATCGAAATTTCCGATGAGTGCTGCCCGCAATGTTCCAAAGAAAAATTACTGATCAAAGTCGGCCGGTTCGGCAAGTACATGGAATGTCCTGCCTGTGGGTTCCGCCAGTCGTTCCGGATCCGCACCGGGGTTATGTGCCCCAATTGCCCGGAGAAGGGCGAGATCATCGGGCGGTACACCAAGAAAGGCAAGCTGTTCTACGGCTGCAGCGCCTTTCCCAAGCACTCCTTTGCCATGAACGCCAAACCGCTTCCGGAACCATGCCCTAAATGCGGGGGCATCATGGGAGAACTGAAACCCGGTCAAAAAAGCTGCCAGAACCCTGAATGCGCCGATTACAAGGGCAAGAGATTTTTCAGGAGATCGACAACCTCATCAGCAGCTTCTAGTTCCAAATCGACTACTGCAAAGGCAAAAATCAAAACTTCGGCCAAACGGGCTAAGCCGACTCGCAGCAAGCCAACTGCCAAGGAAAAATAG
- a CDS encoding c-type cytochrome yields the protein MKIKLLVCIPVLITGLIPLISGCTPYTNPPTTVEAQIDPAAVFTANCAICHGAARTGTSVGPNITPPFLTTYTEATLAAFISSHQTGPTLPAADWPALAAYLINTQ from the coding sequence ATGAAGATAAAATTGCTCGTCTGTATTCCGGTTTTGATAACAGGTCTCATTCCGCTTATTAGCGGGTGTACACCTTACACGAACCCGCCGACCACTGTCGAAGCCCAAATTGATCCTGCGGCCGTCTTTACCGCTAATTGCGCCATCTGCCACGGTGCTGCAAGAACGGGTACCTCAGTTGGACCCAATATCACACCGCCGTTTCTAACCACCTACACCGAAGCGACATTGGCGGCATTTATCTCCAGCCATCAGACGGGGCCGACGCTACCAGCAGCTGATTGGCCAGCATTGGCAGCGTACCTGATAAATACGCAATGA
- a CDS encoding tyrosine recombinase XerC: MTLPQDWFDGFMNYLQAEQNLSPRTVRNYVADLKGNLVEGEPKGFFQYLDMRKLTFPDNVDKHVVRGYMAWVLDQGVVKSSIARKLSALRSLYRYLLREEFIAESPLPVNRHRGSRLSAFSLKLDKRLPGFLTTDEMTKLLEAPDSTTPQGLRDRAIMELFYAAGLRISELVSLQVNQIDLYSRELRVVGKGSKERLVLIGQPAAAAIKVYLKHGRPRLLGKRKNDAMFLNYQGSRMTARWIQEQVLHYARAAGLRQEVHPHLLRHSFATHLLDGGADLRVVQELLGHASLSTTQIYTHVSRNQARKVYLSSHPMAHEDEKEF, encoded by the coding sequence ATGACCTTACCGCAAGATTGGTTCGATGGTTTTATGAATTACCTGCAGGCTGAACAAAACCTGTCGCCTCGAACCGTGCGGAATTACGTGGCGGATCTGAAAGGCAATCTGGTTGAAGGAGAACCCAAGGGTTTTTTCCAATATCTCGATATGAGAAAACTCACCTTCCCGGACAATGTCGATAAACACGTCGTCCGCGGGTACATGGCATGGGTCCTCGACCAGGGTGTGGTTAAATCGTCTATCGCCCGGAAGTTGTCCGCCTTGCGGTCGTTATATCGTTACCTTTTACGGGAAGAATTTATTGCCGAAAGTCCCCTTCCGGTGAACCGCCACCGGGGAAGCCGGTTGTCGGCTTTTTCCCTGAAATTGGATAAACGATTACCTGGATTCCTTACCACCGACGAAATGACAAAGCTCCTAGAGGCTCCGGATTCCACCACCCCCCAGGGTCTTCGCGACCGGGCTATCATGGAACTTTTCTATGCCGCCGGTCTTCGGATTTCGGAACTCGTAAGCCTCCAGGTCAACCAGATAGACCTGTACAGTCGGGAGCTTCGAGTTGTCGGCAAGGGCTCCAAAGAACGCTTGGTTCTGATCGGCCAGCCCGCCGCCGCCGCCATCAAAGTCTATCTCAAGCACGGGCGGCCGAGACTGCTCGGTAAAAGAAAAAATGATGCCATGTTTTTGAACTATCAGGGCAGCCGTATGACCGCCCGCTGGATTCAGGAGCAGGTCCTGCATTATGCCCGGGCCGCCGGTCTCCGCCAGGAAGTCCATCCCCACCTGCTCCGGCATAGCTTCGCCACCCACCTTTTGGATGGCGGCGCCGATCTTCGGGTGGTGCAGGAACTCCTGGGCCATGCCTCGTTGTCGACCACTCAAATCTACACCCATGTCAGTCGAAATCAAGCCCGAAAGGTGTACTTATCCTCCCACCCTATGGCTCATGAAGATGAAAAGGAATTTTGA
- a CDS encoding 2-oxoacid:acceptor oxidoreductase family protein: MEIRWHGRGGQGAVTSAELIAQAAIAEGKFAQGFPSFGPERRGAPVMAYNRISAHNPIRNRAGITQPDVVVVLDPSLLAIGKVTSGLKDGGIVIVNSSKATDAFLDLSQKWNVAVIDATRIAREELGVPIVNTTMLGALLKATGVIDLAAMTEPLKARFGRLAEKNIKALKRAFEETQVKELKTVG; this comes from the coding sequence ATCGAGATCAGGTGGCACGGGCGCGGCGGCCAAGGAGCCGTCACCTCGGCCGAACTTATCGCGCAGGCGGCTATCGCCGAAGGCAAATTCGCGCAAGGATTTCCGAGTTTCGGTCCGGAACGGCGGGGTGCGCCGGTCATGGCCTATAACCGGATCAGCGCCCACAACCCAATCAGGAACCGCGCCGGCATTACTCAGCCAGACGTGGTGGTTGTCCTTGACCCGAGCCTTTTGGCTATAGGAAAGGTGACATCCGGGCTAAAGGACGGCGGCATCGTCATTGTCAACAGTTCTAAAGCTACTGACGCTTTTCTGGATCTTTCGCAAAAGTGGAATGTTGCTGTAATCGATGCAACCCGCATCGCGAGAGAAGAGCTGGGTGTGCCGATTGTTAACACCACCATGCTCGGTGCGCTTCTCAAGGCGACCGGCGTCATCGACCTGGCAGCAATGACCGAGCCGTTGAAAGCCCGCTTCGGCCGGCTGGCGGAAAAGAATATCAAAGCTCTCAAGCGGGCATTCGAGGAAACCCAGGTAAAGGAGTTGAAGACCGTTGGCTAA